The genomic DNA CATGTTGAGGCGCCGGTCGCTTTTCTGCGCGCCGCACGGGACTTGCTCCTTCCGCACGGCTTCCTGTACGTCGAACTGCCTGATGGGGAAGCCGCAGCCGAGGAAGGGGCCGGTCGCGAAGAGTTCTTCATTGAGCATCATCATGTGTTTAGCCCAACCTCCTTTGCGGCCCTGATCGAACGGGCGGGTTTCCGTCTTGTGCTTCTTGAACGGCTTCGAGAGCCGAGC from Azospirillum brasilense includes the following:
- a CDS encoding class I SAM-dependent methyltransferase, whose product is MKAAGWDCTALDPDPRAAAHARMVAGVQAVAGDFLTVDRSALGRYDAVTFNKVLEHVEAPVAFLRAARDLLLPHGFLYVELPDGEAAAEEGAGREEFFIEHHHVFSPTSFAALIERAGFRLVLLERLREPSTKFTLRGFAVPEPRGNGE